TCGAATATGTCTTCTATTGAGCCAATAACAAATGGATTTGGAGTATTTTCATTAGATCCCTTtaccttttcaaaatttttcctataataTTCTGGATACAGTTCTGCAGAATCTAAATCACATATATCTCCATTCTAAAATAATCATTGATATTAGATTCAAAAATTATCTGCTTAATTACAATTCACATTAAATATATGTCGAAAATTTTCAGGTCACTCACGTTTTCATTTGAACGTTTATGgatgtattcaaaaatataaacatcTGGATGTAGAAATACCCCAGTACCGATCGTATAACTTTCATTTCTCCAACTAATACAATTATCTACAAGTGTTGGAGTATTGATCTCATTCAATTTTTGCCGCCTTCTATAACAAAAGTAACAATTTTGCATCCTTCTCTTATTActaaatataatttacaatGTTAACatcattttaaaatgaaaattacctGCAAGATTCACAGCCATCACTGTTATGTTCAGAATCAAAAACAATATCTACAAATCTATTGGTCTCAAATCTTTTGCTAAAGAAGAAATCTTTACCATTATCTTCAAGAGGTTcctctaaatttaaatttcctCCTATAATTGACCAGTCTTCTGGAACTTTACGATATATCACCTAAtcaagagaaaataataaaatttgaaaatcctCATTCGATTTAAAACGTatcaaatactaattttttatgattcttTAATTGTTATAGATTCTATTATGAAATAAACAGGAGTCACTTACATTTGCTTTCCTGAGAACACTTCCAAGGAGAAGATCTTCACATTCATCTACTACAAATAATTCTCTTGGATCTGCTGTTTCTCCTAGAATAGTATCTGTTCCTCTATACATAAGCTGACCGTGGAATTTTTTAGGGAACTCATCGTACATGTAAACAATTTTAGCAATTGCTAATGGATCTTTTGGATTCTCCGATCTTAACATAACATAATCTCCTGCTTGGACAGTAAAATTGTCTGCAAATATATGATCCATTAAACTCACTTTcctaatataataatagaaaatattactCAAAACCAAAGATAATTTATAACTTACCTATTTCTGCAGATTTATAGCAATCATAtcctttatattttctttcagcTTTATCTTTCCATTCAACtctatgtattattttttttgataaatgtttaattttctGATGCTTTTGCTCATCTTCGacatcattttcttcttcattttcagaTATTTCTGCATCAATTATTGCCATTTGCATACAtctacactcaaaaatattcaattttatagttAACAATTCGCATAcatcaagaaataatttaaacaatgtTCACAAAAAGTCGCGACTAcattttacattaaaatgaaaGCTAAAAGCAAATAAATGATTAAGAAACCAAATTTCATGGAAATTACCTTCTACGCTTACAAGCTTGTTTTGCTCTACCACTTCCtccaaatttcaacatatctttaCAATGGTTACATTCCCCACAATCAGGAGACTGACACGGCTCGCAAACACCACAACGTTTCTTCTTTGGTCCTTTGTTTTCCACATTACTGTTAATTTGATCAGGAAAGAATTGTTCAAATACATCTTGCACTAATTTGGTTGTTACAGCTTTAGTCATagtatgttttgtttttgaaatctAAATACAGGAAAGTCTATAATAGAATAATGTTACATATAGGGAGAACATTATAATCACCTTATTAATTATTCTAACTTTTCTACGTTTCCTAAATGCTACACCAGCTATTTGTATCAGAGATCTTATGCAAGGAAGTGTTATTAATTGTAGGTCATCTTCTTCAGCTGTCTCATCAATACCAGTTAcctaaaataattcaaaaaattatactttcaaTACTTTCCAATACTTTCAGTAATACCAATACCAGTAGGGGAATTCATAAAGATATGGCACCAATAGTTTTAAGAATGTTTAAAGATGAATTTCTAACTTATCTAAATAGactcaaaaaatttgttgaacATTGTTACTTGTTATAAAGGTGGTCAGAAAATATGTTGGAGATTTAagattagaaaattttaatggCTTGGAAGCAAATAATTTTGTGCAAAGAATTGCTagatctatctatctatctatctactttttgtttaaaataatgaaaaagaaataccTGATCACAAATGAACTGTGCATTTTGGAGCAACAAATCTTCTACATCTTTGAATTCTCCACTACCTTTGATATTCTCAACTAAGTCTTCATATGTTGGATTTTCGTATGCATGATCATAAACATACTCAGTTAcatattttgctatttttactTTCTCTTTAATATTACTAAATATAGACTCATATTCCTTAGATGGACTCATCAAATAGTAGTGAGCAAATTGAGTTGTAAATCCAATTGGAAGGTTTTCacctaaaattttataaaacattttttttcatagtgaaattaaaaataaaatataaactttgaaaataattaaaactaaatataataaGGCTACTTCTTATTGAATAACATGATCAAAAGACATTGTAGAGACTTTTAAaggtattaatatattaatttggtctttccaaatattattgatttaacataatttaatatCTAGTCCACTTAATAAGTAAATGTTGATTTTTACCTCCATCGAAACCTGCCATCCACCATTCATCAATGGGTCCAAGATCATGTGCTGGTACACCATTATCTGGACTAGAATCTTCTTCATATATAGGTTTGATGTATCCAGAAAAATACAGTGAaacgtttttttcaattaaaccaCAATCAAATGAACACAGATGCCCCATTTTGTCATAAACAGTAAAATAAgtaatctaaaaaattttttaatttacttatttatcaATAGTTTTCAAAGGTTCAACAACTTTTGAAGTTTCTCCATTTTTaggtaaaatgaaaattgtttacattttaaaataaattcccTACCTTATagataaaaaagttgaaaatgtcTTCAAATTGTGATTAAAGTAGCGAGTACAAttcaaattgttaattttatattagcattaatgtgataaaattataaaattttaaagacAGTAGTTTTTAAAACAGGTAGAATCATATGTAGAGTATAGGTAAGAGATTAATGTTTTAAGCTTACCTTATGAGTCGgaatatcatcatcattataCAGTTGCTCTTTTCCTGTATATAAGGATAGTTTTTCATCTGTAAGAGCAATAAATTCATCATTGGAATAATTCGGATGACCTCCATAATATAAAACAGAGTCAGAAAATTGTTTGCAAACTATACATCTTTCAGATTTCGTAAcgattttattgttattttttataatttttgcagaattattttcagtttttatttttttatttgcattacAGTTCTCATTATTTGGCATTTTAGgatttaactatttattttactttCTCAATAACACTATTCtcaacaaatgaaaacaaaaaaaaaactgatgaaaaacctagttcttaaataaaaaaataattaaggtTATCACTTTAAGTTTGTAAATTCTTGGCGGGAATGCCTTCTATGAAATTCTCAACTGTCAGGGTAATAACTTAACAACGTTGCCAGCTATTTCAATATCATATCGtgatctattaattaatataattatgtaaattGTTAATGTCACATCACATTCTGATAAAATTCGAAATAGGTCAAAACtttaattattacctattttttgaaactaattttctaacaaaaaagacctaatatcatgaaaaattaatcatagaTATCTGTATAATAGGAATTTATAAGTTCAtagtaataaaaacaaacaaaataaccTCCTCAGCTGATTGCATTTAGAACCGATCCTATCATATTACAAGACTTGATTACTTCGAAGAGTTTCCGAAGCACACTGAAAGTGATCCggattatttttcgaatattcaaataatgatcTGCTTAACCTGATTGTTTCTGAAAATCCCTAATCCTTAGCTGTCAAAGTACAAATCATAGATCTTAGACTCGTCTTTCCTTGTCTGTCTAAGTCATAAATCAACTAAACTTAGTGTTTCTGTATCAACGAAATTACAGGAAAGTATAGTACTGTATCTTTCGTctgtcaaaatatatttgtatatatttttgaggtgcttaattaatgtatttatttaaataaattatatttgtaaacAATGTCAAGACAGAAGTTTATGAATAAAGCGCTTATGTATCAGTATGATAAAGAATTAGCTTCAGCATTTCAAGCAGACTGTGAAATATTTCTAgacgaatttgaaaaatatcagtCTTTTAGATTTATGGATTTTCAGCAAGTGTGGCaccaacaaaaattttcatttatattcgCGTAAGTTATGCACtctatctaaaataaataaattttttgtagtaattactattatctaatattatttttaggGGACAAGTATATGCATTACTATTACgagatttttgtgaaaattgtttttacgtggtgaaaaaatatataatgtttcCAAGAACACTATATACACAAATAGgagctttttatttattatattcaatttattataaacaaccGTTAAGGTtagtatacaattttttttaaaaaccctCTAATTTTTGTATACATAAAATTGTGATTCAAAtcttaaaagaatttattttaggACTTGGGTAAAAATTAGATTAACCTTTGATGAATATCAGAAATTATATGAACTAATTACAGAAATGAGTCATAGGCAGCAAATTGATGTTTGCTACATTTTCAGTAAAATGCAGTCGGAAGGAGCATTTCTCTATGTAGCTCATCGTAAACCGTTAGGCCCAGAAGATAGGTTTGTTAAAGATGTACAAATGTATATAAATGATACTTTCACGTACTCAAAAACACAAAGTGCAATTACAAAGTTTAAAGACTTACAAGATAAATCTGGTTTAATTTCAGAAATTGAATCTACCAATAAAGAATATTCTGAACTACTTCAGAAATATGCaggtattatatattttcttatgaattatttttgtccTTAAATACATATTATTTCCAAACTGGGTTACAATTATAAATGTAATACCCTCAACacttttccttttatttaaCTTGAAAACTGGGGAAATAATACTTGTACATTTGAATAGGACTGACAACTCAATTCTTTATTAAAAGTGCTCCTATTCATTTGGAAGTCAAAGATGAAATCCAATCTCTTCCATCcacaaacatacaaataatatcaaatactagaatttgttgttttgtttgtccACCTCgcataaaattatcaaatttttatatatttaaatagaaattccaAGATTTAGTAGTTGTTTTGTTTACTTTGAAATTTCTCAAACGTCTCTACATGAACAGAAAGGCTTTGAGAAATATACCTACCATGATGATTATGAATTTGTATAATATTGTAACAGCCATCTGATTGAATtgaatgttaattatttttacacttatttagttataatttttaagagattCATAGCCATATCTACTAAGAAGTCTCAAGAACTTTTCTTGATGATGACAAACGATATCAAACAGTGGTAGATCTTCTCACAGGTCTAATATCACTTTATGAATATTAGTCATGACAGAGAACGACAACTGCAGATTCTTCGAGTAAACCATGGAAACATAAGAGCATCTACTCTGCGAATTTTCTGCCCATTTCACTCAAAGGCTTAAGTACATTGAAGTACACTTTGGGAAGTGGGATATGAAAACCCCAGAAACATAGTCTCTTTTGGGAAGAGTCTAAGTATTTTGGAAACAGAACAATGAGATTcagagtcttgtacaaaatatcttctaggtataagTGTAGCTGAAAAGCCATCACAACTCCCCAAACAAGCAACAATATTGATACAAGTGGTAAATCTGTACATTAGCCATTGATGcaatttattatatgaaatttacataatatatttacatttcatCAAAATTCACTTTCAATTACACAAATTTGGGAAGTTTTCTTTCTGTAGGTAACAATggaaattcataataaataactaaGCATAATTGACGatagtcatatatttgagcatATTTCGccaaatttatctattaatacAGCACTTGagctttcaaataattttcaccTTTTAGGAAAATGTTCTCAATTAAAACCATTTTCAAGTACTCTAATTGATGAAATACAAGCTgcatatacaaattttcaaaacgaCGGGAAGAATTCGAACAGTAATGAAGGGACTAcagtaaaaaaaagtgaaattcaGACATCCAAACATTCTATCAAAAATAAAGCAATGCTGAATAAAAATGCGGTGTACAGAGCGtctaaaaaagttaaaactgcTGTTGATACTACTGATGAAAGTGATTCAAACTAGGCattattgtgataaaataatgataaagtttattttaataaaaaaaaaacaaatgaatcatctgtttttcattttatcatatttttgaattcatATGAAGCTATTGACATGTTGATCTTTCAAGGTCTAATGGCCTCATTTCACAGCTGACTTCGGATCATCTAAAACTGTCTTTCTAGTTCCAGAGTAATTGTTTTCAAGATCCGTTTCCTGaagttcatttttatatgttaaGAAAGGTTCTGGGCTGGTTGACAGTTTTTGCGCTTATTTTTTGACCTCCTCGTTTCCTATTGATTCCTGAATGACCAGGATATCGAACTAAACGACATTGTTTTTGCATGGCTCACTAAGTTTCCTATAGAATTCTTAATATCTATCAGCTTTGATGTATCATATTGGAACTCAATGCTTTAGCAGCAGATCTTTAAGTCGCATTTCGCTGATTAGTTTCGTAGGAGCATTTAGTGTCAGCCTCAAATAATACGGTTCCCATCAAAACGTATTTTCATTAAAGGTTCTTATCATTTTCTCTTGAAAATGTTCCAATCGAGGAGTGAAAcgttaaaattttatacaaactaaataaatgaaaacatggTCGGACTACACTCCCAAACAACcaaaatttcacgtattttttACCAACTAAGTACGGCCAACGCAATCATACTGTAAACTTTTTCTAGAAATTTGTAAGTACAAGGCATTTATCGCagatattaaaatgaattcaaGGTTTTTTTACATCACGATTTTACTACGTAaatacaaaaaccgttaatttaaaaacaacttgGGTACGTTTCAATCAAACATGTCAATCATGACACTACGAGTTCTAtgatttaaatgaaaatcaacTCAAAACTGTTGTAGAACCCTAGCGAAATCGTTCAGTGACACATACGCTACAAACTCGACACGTTCTATAGCGGACGCCATGCTTCGGAGCGTTTTTAATTTGTGATAGGTAGCGGaagtgaaatttattaaattaactgCGTTCTGTGCTCAAACGTCAAGTTGTAACCTTTCttagaagaaaaatgattgaattcgtTTATCaagataagaaaaattaattgtaacGCATGAATTATCCTTTATGGTCGCATTCAGTGAATGTAGCGCATATTGTTACTGCTACCTATCAGTAACGGTAACGATCGGGAACATGTTGAGCGTTCGCTGTCAAGactgtttttgttttctgtGTCTTGTTAGTTTATGACAGGTGTATTTTCAAAACAGGCTATTTTGGTTGCTTTTATTAAACTTAACAAGTATTGTAGTAAGTGGTAAATGTGGAGGTTGTCTAGTTCCTTTTCGAAGAATTACGAGGTCTATTCATCACTCACccatttttatatgtataaaaaattgtcattataattcaaaatgaaattatagaaaggTTACAACTTGACGTTTAATCACAGAACACAGtagatttaacaaattttacttCCGCTACCGCTACCTAGCACAAATTAAGAGCGCTCCAAAACATGGCGTTGGTTTCGATAGAGTTATACAACTGTTGCACAGCGGTTTCGTCCGCCGAATGCAACTGTTATCACAAAATTAATACTATTAGTAGTCTTCTGTGTCAATATTTCAATACTCATACCTCGGGTCCTAGATCAATCTTAGCTAATTGTGAGAATGACGTACTTCCTCATATTTATCTTAAGAGAttgcattaaaatttcaatttatacgTTGATAACTGTTAGTGGTTATTCCATAAAATATGCTATAATCTGATATTTGCGAGATCTTGCGAAATTTTAGACTATTGCTCATTATCAACATATATTATATCTTTGCCATCTTTGAAATAGACCTAAGCAGGGCATATAATTAGTAGAAATGTTTCCTAAATACATGAACTGATTGTTGGTTAACTTACACGTATGATTCTTTTATTAGGTTGGCGACtctgatttattaataaaatgacgTCACTAATGAATATGGTTTcatgttaaaatttcaaacgtcatattttt
This DNA window, taken from Diorhabda sublineata isolate icDioSubl1.1 chromosome 4, icDioSubl1.1, whole genome shotgun sequence, encodes the following:
- the LOC130442474 gene encoding DNA (cytosine-5)-methyltransferase PliMCI-like; the encoded protein is MPNNENCNANKKIKTENNSAKIIKNNNKIVTKSERCIVCKQFSDSVLYYGGHPNYSNDEFIALTDEKLSLYTGKEQLYNDDDIPTHKITYFTVYDKMGHLCSFDCGLIEKNVSLYFSGYIKPIYEEDSSPDNGVPAHDLGPIDEWWMAGFDGGENLPIGFTTQFAHYYLMSPSKEYESIFSNIKEKVKIAKYVTEYVYDHAYENPTYEDLVENIKGSGEFKDVEDLLLQNAQFICDQVTGIDETAEEDDLQLITLPCIRSLIQIAGVAFRKRRKVRIINKISKTKHTMTKAVTTKLVQDVFEQFFPDQINSNVENKGPKKKRCGVCEPCQSPDCGECNHCKDMLKFGGSGRAKQACKRRRCMQMAIIDAEISENEEENDVEDEQKHQKIKHLSKKIIHRVEWKDKAERKYKGYDCYKSAEIDNFTVQAGDYVMLRSENPKDPLAIAKIVYMYDEFPKKFHGQLMYRGTDTILGETADPRELFVVDECEDLLLGSVLRKANVIYRKVPEDWSIIGGNLNLEEPLEDNGKDFFFSKRFETNRFVDIVFDSEHNSDGCESCRRRQKLNEINTPTLVDNCISWRNESYTIGTGVFLHPDVYIFEYIHKRSNENNGDICDLDSAELYPEYYRKNFEKVKGSNENTPNPFVIGSIEDIFDSKNDINIKVRIFFRPENTFGMLSSAFTKDINYLYYSDEMITVSFDKVMGRCYLAYGYNFASSTEWSEQGPYRFYFLEAYDAKKRKIFDLPAKAKNIGIIGKGKGGGKIKGMAKQRMQFAELPTDWEKIERPLATMDVFAGCGGLSEGLKMSKIAESKWAIERDVAAANAFKQNNPSCRMFIEDCNDILSLILSGQAKDNGLPEKGEVEMLVGGPPCQGFSGMNRFNYRNYSSFKNSLVVSYLTFCEYYRPKYFILENVKNFVSFKKSMVLKLTLRCLLAMGYQVTFGILQAGQYGIPQTRRRLILMASAPGYVLPKYPEPQHVFNKKVTHLSFSVDGDIYYNECFWTESAPYRTITVKDAMSDLPSIKNGCSNVEMAYNCEPETHFQRKMRGVADSGLLRDHICKEMSTLVEARMSHIPTYPGSDWRDLPNISLKLSDGTITVKLKYLYRTKKQKPEDSPRGVCQCVTGKPCDPADKQSNTLIPWCLPHTGDRHNHWAGLYGRLEWDGYFGTTITNPEPMGKQGRVLHPNQHRVVSVRECARSQGFRDTFKFCGSILDKYRQVGNAVPPPLGAAIGREIAKAFQLTMDKHPPELPKQPLTPPVQPATPSENGQFIQSSSTSPLTPAKPPKIEDCDLTINNSFPLL
- the LOC130442619 gene encoding snRNA-activating protein complex subunit 1-like isoform X1, whose product is MSRQKFMNKALMYQYDKELASAFQADCEIFLDEFEKYQSFRFMDFQQVWHQQKFSFIFAGQVYALLLRDFCENCFYVVKKYIMFPRTLYTQIGAFYLLYSIYYKQPLRTWVKIRLTFDEYQKLYELITEMSHRQQIDVCYIFSKMQSEGAFLYVAHRKPLGPEDRFVKDVQMYINDTFTYSKTQSAITKFKDLQDKSGLISEIESTNKEYSELLQKYAGKCSQLKPFSSTLIDEIQAAYTNFQNDGKNSNSNEGTTVKKSEIQTSKHSIKNKAMLNKNAVYRASKKVKTAVDTTDESDSN
- the LOC130442619 gene encoding snRNA-activating protein complex subunit 1-like isoform X2, whose product is MSRQKFMNKALMYQYDKELASAFQADCEIFLDEFEKYQSFRFMDFQQVWHQQKFSFIFAGQVYALLLRDFCENCFYVVKKYIMFPRTLYTQIGAFYLLYSIYYKQPLSKMQSEGAFLYVAHRKPLGPEDRFVKDVQMYINDTFTYSKTQSAITKFKDLQDKSGLISEIESTNKEYSELLQKYAGKCSQLKPFSSTLIDEIQAAYTNFQNDGKNSNSNEGTTVKKSEIQTSKHSIKNKAMLNKNAVYRASKKVKTAVDTTDESDSN